A part of Gossypium hirsutum isolate 1008001.06 chromosome A07, Gossypium_hirsutum_v2.1, whole genome shotgun sequence genomic DNA contains:
- the LOC107933160 gene encoding peptidyl-prolyl cis-trans isomerase CYP95 isoform X2, whose protein sequence is MAKKKNPLVFMDVSIDGDPAERMVFELFPDIAPKTAENFRALCTGEKGIGPKTGKPLHYKGSFFHRVMKGSLAQGGDFVRRDGTSGESIYDGKFPDESPRLKHDGPGLLSMAIADRDTVGSQFVITFKANHDLDRKYIVFGQLIQGNEVLKKIENVGDEEGIPTVTVKIINCGEVIEDKRKNKLRTGKDASSGANNYEVRRKGKNKKSSRDKRKKRRRHYLSDADSSSYSEIESSESDSDSDSYLSSSSDISSSSDDGHKKRKRYFKRGKYRRGKKRERRRDKKRKRRDKRAKRKSRRASDSLTDDDSESSSESSSDNDDQGKPQKHEGPSQKSVGNQSPSATVRAIPPRKTEEAGLVKECEAPRENGERKSNGIEEDAKSDRSAERQPDVVDDRPSKSRSASPKRTMSKSISPWRSQRRCPSLSPRRSVSRSPVASRNPPCFPERSGSRNPARSISRSPTRVRKNRSISRSPVRGHPRRTIGRSPVRSRSRKSPSRSPPRSTLKSTSRSPVRLSKRSTSKSPARSFRRSISRSPIRSRRSTSRSPVRSSRRSISRSSARAPPRRSISRSPLREPSRNYRRSYSRSPTTVRRVRSPPGRGRSLSTSVSPDASPKRIRRGRGFSERYSYARRYRTPSPDRSPVRSSRFSGRIDRERYSSYRRYSPRRYRSPPRGRTPPRYRGRRSRTRSLSVSPSPRYRNRRYGHSRSRSRTSIRSRSPSRSRTPVRSRSPVDSPRAGRRRSPSQSRSRSESRSSLNSQSPKKVSKAKSRSSSGSPDGGKGLVSYDDGSPDSGR, encoded by the exons ATGGCAAAGAAGAAGAACCCCCTAGTTTTTATGGATGTGTCAATAGATGGTGATCCTGCTGAAAGAATGGTTTTTGAG CTCTTCCCTGATATTGCTCCCAAGACAGCAGAAAATTTCCGTGCCCTTTGTACAG GAGAAAAGGGCATTGGTCCTAAAACTGGAAAGCCATTGCACTACAAGGGTTCCTTTTTCCATCGAGTCATGAAAGGTTCCCTGGCCCAG GGTGGTGATTTTGTAAGAAGAGATG GAACTAGTGGGGAAAGCATATATGATGGAAAGTTTCCAG ATGAATCACCTAGGCTAAAGCATGATGGACCTGGTCTTTTATCTATGGCAATTGCTGATCGTGACACTGTTGGTTCACAATTTGTTATCACCTTCAAGGCTAATCATGACCTTGATAG AAAGTATATAGTCTTTGGACAGCTTATACAAGGAAATGAAGTGctgaagaaaattgaaaatgtggGTGATGAGGAAGGAATACCAACTGTGACAGTGAAAATTATTAATTGTGGTGAAGTCATTGAAG ACAAGAGGAAAAATAAGTTGAGAACGGGCAAAGATGCTTCTTCTGGTGCTAACAATTATGAAGTGCGGAggaaggggaaaaataaaaaatcttcaagagacaaaagaaagaagagaagaagacaTTATTTGTCTGATGCAGATAGTTCCTCATATTCTGAGATAGAATCATCTGAATCTGATAGTGATTCTGACTCATATCTCTCATCTTCCTCTGACATTAGTTCTTCAAGTGATGATGGGCACAAAAAGAGGAAGAGATATTTTAAAAGAGGAAAATATAGGCgtggaaaaaagagagagagacgacgtgacaaaaagagaaaaaggcgTGATAAGAGAGCAAAGCGTAAATCAAGAAG GGCATCAGACAGCCTTACAGATGATGACAGTGAGAGTAGCAGTGAAAGCAGCAGTGACAATGATGATCAAGGAAAACCACAGAAGCATGAAGGGCCTTCTCAGAAAAGTG TTGGGAACCAATCCCCTTCTGCTACAGTGAGAGCAATTCCTCCCAGAAAGACTGAAGAGGCTGGTTTGGTGAAGGAGTGTGAAGCTCCTAGGGAAAATGGAGAGCGAAAGAGCAATGGCATTGAAGAAGATGCTAAATCTGACAGAAGTGCAGAGAGACAACCTGATGTGGTAGATGATCGCCCGAGCAAATCTAG AAGTGCAAGTCCTAAGAGGACCATGAGTAAGAGTATAAGTCCATGGAGGAGTCAAAGACGGTGCCCAAGTCTAAGCCCAAGGCGAAGTGTGAGCAGGAGCCCAGTTGCAAGTAGAAATCCTCCATGTTTTCCAGAAAGAAGTGGGAGCAGGAATCCTGCTAGAAGCATCAGCAGAAGCCCAACGAGGGTTAGAAAGAATAGAAGCATCAGTAGGAGCCCAGTTAGAGGACATCCTCGAAGAACCATTGGTAGGAGCCCTGTAAGGTCCCGGTCCCGAAAAAGCCCAAGTAGGAGCCCACCCAGGTCAACATTAAAATCAACTAGTAGAAGCCCTGTTAGACTTTCAAAAAGAAGCACAAGTAAAAGTCCTGCAAGATCTTTTCGGAGAAGCATTAGCAGAAGCCCCATAAGGTCTAGGAGAAGCACTAGCAGAAGTCCTGTAAGATCTTCTAGGAGAAGCATAAGTAGGAGCTCTGCTAGGGCTCCTCCTAGGAGAAGCATCAGCAGAAGTCCCTTAAGGGAACCAAGTAGGAATTATCGTCGTAGTTATTCAAGGAGCCCCACCACCGTGCGGCGGGTAAGGTCACCTCCTGGTCGAGGTAGAAGTTTGTCAACAAGTGTTTCTCCTGACGCATCACCTAAGCGTATCAGAAGGGGTCGGGGTTTCAGTGAGCGCTACTCTTATGCACGAAGATACAGAACCCCTTCTCCAGATCGTTCTCCTGTGAGGTCCTCTCGTTTCAGTGGCAGGATTGATCGTGAGAG GTATTCAAGTTACAGGCGGTATTCACCTAGGCGCTATAGAAGCCCCCCAAGAGGAAGAACTCCTCCAAG GTATAGAGGCAGAAGAAGCCGGACAAGAAGTCTGTCTGTATCACCGAGCCCGAGGTATAGAAATCGTCGATATGGTCATAGCCGCAGTCGTAGTCGAACCTCTATTCGCAGCCGTAGCCCAAGTCGAAGTCGAACCCCTGTTCGCAGCCGTAGTCCAGTTGATTCTCCAAGGGCTGGACGGCGAAGGTCCCCTTCACAGAGCAGGAGCCGATCAGAATCAAGGTCTTCGTTGAACTCTCAGTCTCCAAAGAAGGTGAGCAAAGCAAAGTCAAGGTCATCATCAGGAAGTCCAGACGGTGGAAAAGGACTGGTCTCTTATGATGATGGTTCACCTGATTCAGGAAGGTGA
- the LOC107933160 gene encoding peptidyl-prolyl cis-trans isomerase CYP95 isoform X4: MAIADRDTVGSQFVITFKANHDLDRKYIVFGQLIQGNEVLKKIENVGDEEGIPTVTVKIINCGEVIEDKRKNKLRTGKDASSGANNYEVRRKGKNKKSSRDKRKKRRRHYLSDADSSSYSEIESSESDSDSDSYLSSSSDISSSSDDGHKKRKRYFKRGKYRRGKKRERRRDKKRKRRDKRAKRKSRRASDSLTDDDSESSSESSSDNDDQGKPQKHEGPSQKSVGNQSPSATVRAIPPRKTEEAGLVKECEAPRENGERKSNGIEEDAKSDRSAERQPDVVDDRPSKSRSASPKRTMSKSISPWRSQRRCPSLSPRRSVSRSPVASRNPPCFPERSGSRNPARSISRSPTRVRKNRSISRSPVRGHPRRTIGRSPVRSRSRKSPSRSPPRSTLKSTSRSPVRLSKRSTSKSPARSFRRSISRSPIRSRRSTSRSPVRSSRRSISRSSARAPPRRSISRSPLREPSRNYRRSYSRSPTTVRRVRSPPGRGRSLSTSVSPDASPKRIRRGRGFSERYSYARRYRTPSPDRSPVRSSRFSGRIDRERYSSYRRYSPRRYRSPPRGRTPPRYRGRRSRTRSLSVSPSPRYRNRRYGHSRSRSRTSIRSRSPSRSRTPVRSRSPVDSPRAGRRRSPSQSRSRSESRSSLNSQSPKKVSKAKSRSSSGSPDGGKGLVSYDDGSPDSGR, from the exons ATGGCAATTGCTGATCGTGACACTGTTGGTTCACAATTTGTTATCACCTTCAAGGCTAATCATGACCTTGATAG AAAGTATATAGTCTTTGGACAGCTTATACAAGGAAATGAAGTGctgaagaaaattgaaaatgtggGTGATGAGGAAGGAATACCAACTGTGACAGTGAAAATTATTAATTGTGGTGAAGTCATTGAAG ACAAGAGGAAAAATAAGTTGAGAACGGGCAAAGATGCTTCTTCTGGTGCTAACAATTATGAAGTGCGGAggaaggggaaaaataaaaaatcttcaagagacaaaagaaagaagagaagaagacaTTATTTGTCTGATGCAGATAGTTCCTCATATTCTGAGATAGAATCATCTGAATCTGATAGTGATTCTGACTCATATCTCTCATCTTCCTCTGACATTAGTTCTTCAAGTGATGATGGGCACAAAAAGAGGAAGAGATATTTTAAAAGAGGAAAATATAGGCgtggaaaaaagagagagagacgacgtgacaaaaagagaaaaaggcgTGATAAGAGAGCAAAGCGTAAATCAAGAAG GGCATCAGACAGCCTTACAGATGATGACAGTGAGAGTAGCAGTGAAAGCAGCAGTGACAATGATGATCAAGGAAAACCACAGAAGCATGAAGGGCCTTCTCAGAAAAGTG TTGGGAACCAATCCCCTTCTGCTACAGTGAGAGCAATTCCTCCCAGAAAGACTGAAGAGGCTGGTTTGGTGAAGGAGTGTGAAGCTCCTAGGGAAAATGGAGAGCGAAAGAGCAATGGCATTGAAGAAGATGCTAAATCTGACAGAAGTGCAGAGAGACAACCTGATGTGGTAGATGATCGCCCGAGCAAATCTAG AAGTGCAAGTCCTAAGAGGACCATGAGTAAGAGTATAAGTCCATGGAGGAGTCAAAGACGGTGCCCAAGTCTAAGCCCAAGGCGAAGTGTGAGCAGGAGCCCAGTTGCAAGTAGAAATCCTCCATGTTTTCCAGAAAGAAGTGGGAGCAGGAATCCTGCTAGAAGCATCAGCAGAAGCCCAACGAGGGTTAGAAAGAATAGAAGCATCAGTAGGAGCCCAGTTAGAGGACATCCTCGAAGAACCATTGGTAGGAGCCCTGTAAGGTCCCGGTCCCGAAAAAGCCCAAGTAGGAGCCCACCCAGGTCAACATTAAAATCAACTAGTAGAAGCCCTGTTAGACTTTCAAAAAGAAGCACAAGTAAAAGTCCTGCAAGATCTTTTCGGAGAAGCATTAGCAGAAGCCCCATAAGGTCTAGGAGAAGCACTAGCAGAAGTCCTGTAAGATCTTCTAGGAGAAGCATAAGTAGGAGCTCTGCTAGGGCTCCTCCTAGGAGAAGCATCAGCAGAAGTCCCTTAAGGGAACCAAGTAGGAATTATCGTCGTAGTTATTCAAGGAGCCCCACCACCGTGCGGCGGGTAAGGTCACCTCCTGGTCGAGGTAGAAGTTTGTCAACAAGTGTTTCTCCTGACGCATCACCTAAGCGTATCAGAAGGGGTCGGGGTTTCAGTGAGCGCTACTCTTATGCACGAAGATACAGAACCCCTTCTCCAGATCGTTCTCCTGTGAGGTCCTCTCGTTTCAGTGGCAGGATTGATCGTGAGAG GTATTCAAGTTACAGGCGGTATTCACCTAGGCGCTATAGAAGCCCCCCAAGAGGAAGAACTCCTCCAAG GTATAGAGGCAGAAGAAGCCGGACAAGAAGTCTGTCTGTATCACCGAGCCCGAGGTATAGAAATCGTCGATATGGTCATAGCCGCAGTCGTAGTCGAACCTCTATTCGCAGCCGTAGCCCAAGTCGAAGTCGAACCCCTGTTCGCAGCCGTAGTCCAGTTGATTCTCCAAGGGCTGGACGGCGAAGGTCCCCTTCACAGAGCAGGAGCCGATCAGAATCAAGGTCTTCGTTGAACTCTCAGTCTCCAAAGAAGGTGAGCAAAGCAAAGTCAAGGTCATCATCAGGAAGTCCAGACGGTGGAAAAGGACTGGTCTCTTATGATGATGGTTCACCTGATTCAGGAAGGTGA
- the LOC107933160 gene encoding peptidyl-prolyl cis-trans isomerase CYP95 isoform X3, which produces MAIADRDTVGSQFVITFKANHDLDRKYIVFGQLIQGNEVLKKIENVGDEEGIPTVTVKIINCGEVIEDKRKNKLRTGKDASSGANNYEVRRKGKNKKSSRDKRKKRRRHYLSDADSSSYSEIESSESDSDSDSYLSSSSDISSSSDDGHKKRKRYFKRGKYRRGKKRERRRDKKRKRRDKRAKRKSRRASDSLTDDDSESSSESSSDNDDQGKPQKHEGPSQKSVGNQSPSATVRAIPPRKTEEAGLVKECEAPRENGERKSNGIEEDAKSDRSAERQPDVVDDRPSKSRSRSASPKRTMSKSISPWRSQRRCPSLSPRRSVSRSPVASRNPPCFPERSGSRNPARSISRSPTRVRKNRSISRSPVRGHPRRTIGRSPVRSRSRKSPSRSPPRSTLKSTSRSPVRLSKRSTSKSPARSFRRSISRSPIRSRRSTSRSPVRSSRRSISRSSARAPPRRSISRSPLREPSRNYRRSYSRSPTTVRRVRSPPGRGRSLSTSVSPDASPKRIRRGRGFSERYSYARRYRTPSPDRSPVRSSRFSGRIDRERYSSYRRYSPRRYRSPPRGRTPPRYRGRRSRTRSLSVSPSPRYRNRRYGHSRSRSRTSIRSRSPSRSRTPVRSRSPVDSPRAGRRRSPSQSRSRSESRSSLNSQSPKKVSKAKSRSSSGSPDGGKGLVSYDDGSPDSGR; this is translated from the exons ATGGCAATTGCTGATCGTGACACTGTTGGTTCACAATTTGTTATCACCTTCAAGGCTAATCATGACCTTGATAG AAAGTATATAGTCTTTGGACAGCTTATACAAGGAAATGAAGTGctgaagaaaattgaaaatgtggGTGATGAGGAAGGAATACCAACTGTGACAGTGAAAATTATTAATTGTGGTGAAGTCATTGAAG ACAAGAGGAAAAATAAGTTGAGAACGGGCAAAGATGCTTCTTCTGGTGCTAACAATTATGAAGTGCGGAggaaggggaaaaataaaaaatcttcaagagacaaaagaaagaagagaagaagacaTTATTTGTCTGATGCAGATAGTTCCTCATATTCTGAGATAGAATCATCTGAATCTGATAGTGATTCTGACTCATATCTCTCATCTTCCTCTGACATTAGTTCTTCAAGTGATGATGGGCACAAAAAGAGGAAGAGATATTTTAAAAGAGGAAAATATAGGCgtggaaaaaagagagagagacgacgtgacaaaaagagaaaaaggcgTGATAAGAGAGCAAAGCGTAAATCAAGAAG GGCATCAGACAGCCTTACAGATGATGACAGTGAGAGTAGCAGTGAAAGCAGCAGTGACAATGATGATCAAGGAAAACCACAGAAGCATGAAGGGCCTTCTCAGAAAAGTG TTGGGAACCAATCCCCTTCTGCTACAGTGAGAGCAATTCCTCCCAGAAAGACTGAAGAGGCTGGTTTGGTGAAGGAGTGTGAAGCTCCTAGGGAAAATGGAGAGCGAAAGAGCAATGGCATTGAAGAAGATGCTAAATCTGACAGAAGTGCAGAGAGACAACCTGATGTGGTAGATGATCGCCCGAGCAAATCTAG GAGCAGAAGTGCAAGTCCTAAGAGGACCATGAGTAAGAGTATAAGTCCATGGAGGAGTCAAAGACGGTGCCCAAGTCTAAGCCCAAGGCGAAGTGTGAGCAGGAGCCCAGTTGCAAGTAGAAATCCTCCATGTTTTCCAGAAAGAAGTGGGAGCAGGAATCCTGCTAGAAGCATCAGCAGAAGCCCAACGAGGGTTAGAAAGAATAGAAGCATCAGTAGGAGCCCAGTTAGAGGACATCCTCGAAGAACCATTGGTAGGAGCCCTGTAAGGTCCCGGTCCCGAAAAAGCCCAAGTAGGAGCCCACCCAGGTCAACATTAAAATCAACTAGTAGAAGCCCTGTTAGACTTTCAAAAAGAAGCACAAGTAAAAGTCCTGCAAGATCTTTTCGGAGAAGCATTAGCAGAAGCCCCATAAGGTCTAGGAGAAGCACTAGCAGAAGTCCTGTAAGATCTTCTAGGAGAAGCATAAGTAGGAGCTCTGCTAGGGCTCCTCCTAGGAGAAGCATCAGCAGAAGTCCCTTAAGGGAACCAAGTAGGAATTATCGTCGTAGTTATTCAAGGAGCCCCACCACCGTGCGGCGGGTAAGGTCACCTCCTGGTCGAGGTAGAAGTTTGTCAACAAGTGTTTCTCCTGACGCATCACCTAAGCGTATCAGAAGGGGTCGGGGTTTCAGTGAGCGCTACTCTTATGCACGAAGATACAGAACCCCTTCTCCAGATCGTTCTCCTGTGAGGTCCTCTCGTTTCAGTGGCAGGATTGATCGTGAGAG GTATTCAAGTTACAGGCGGTATTCACCTAGGCGCTATAGAAGCCCCCCAAGAGGAAGAACTCCTCCAAG GTATAGAGGCAGAAGAAGCCGGACAAGAAGTCTGTCTGTATCACCGAGCCCGAGGTATAGAAATCGTCGATATGGTCATAGCCGCAGTCGTAGTCGAACCTCTATTCGCAGCCGTAGCCCAAGTCGAAGTCGAACCCCTGTTCGCAGCCGTAGTCCAGTTGATTCTCCAAGGGCTGGACGGCGAAGGTCCCCTTCACAGAGCAGGAGCCGATCAGAATCAAGGTCTTCGTTGAACTCTCAGTCTCCAAAGAAGGTGAGCAAAGCAAAGTCAAGGTCATCATCAGGAAGTCCAGACGGTGGAAAAGGACTGGTCTCTTATGATGATGGTTCACCTGATTCAGGAAGGTGA
- the LOC107933160 gene encoding peptidyl-prolyl cis-trans isomerase CYP95 isoform X1 produces the protein MAKKKNPLVFMDVSIDGDPAERMVFELFPDIAPKTAENFRALCTGEKGIGPKTGKPLHYKGSFFHRVMKGSLAQGGDFVRRDGTSGESIYDGKFPDESPRLKHDGPGLLSMAIADRDTVGSQFVITFKANHDLDRKYIVFGQLIQGNEVLKKIENVGDEEGIPTVTVKIINCGEVIEDKRKNKLRTGKDASSGANNYEVRRKGKNKKSSRDKRKKRRRHYLSDADSSSYSEIESSESDSDSDSYLSSSSDISSSSDDGHKKRKRYFKRGKYRRGKKRERRRDKKRKRRDKRAKRKSRRASDSLTDDDSESSSESSSDNDDQGKPQKHEGPSQKSVGNQSPSATVRAIPPRKTEEAGLVKECEAPRENGERKSNGIEEDAKSDRSAERQPDVVDDRPSKSRSRSASPKRTMSKSISPWRSQRRCPSLSPRRSVSRSPVASRNPPCFPERSGSRNPARSISRSPTRVRKNRSISRSPVRGHPRRTIGRSPVRSRSRKSPSRSPPRSTLKSTSRSPVRLSKRSTSKSPARSFRRSISRSPIRSRRSTSRSPVRSSRRSISRSSARAPPRRSISRSPLREPSRNYRRSYSRSPTTVRRVRSPPGRGRSLSTSVSPDASPKRIRRGRGFSERYSYARRYRTPSPDRSPVRSSRFSGRIDRERYSSYRRYSPRRYRSPPRGRTPPRYRGRRSRTRSLSVSPSPRYRNRRYGHSRSRSRTSIRSRSPSRSRTPVRSRSPVDSPRAGRRRSPSQSRSRSESRSSLNSQSPKKVSKAKSRSSSGSPDGGKGLVSYDDGSPDSGR, from the exons ATGGCAAAGAAGAAGAACCCCCTAGTTTTTATGGATGTGTCAATAGATGGTGATCCTGCTGAAAGAATGGTTTTTGAG CTCTTCCCTGATATTGCTCCCAAGACAGCAGAAAATTTCCGTGCCCTTTGTACAG GAGAAAAGGGCATTGGTCCTAAAACTGGAAAGCCATTGCACTACAAGGGTTCCTTTTTCCATCGAGTCATGAAAGGTTCCCTGGCCCAG GGTGGTGATTTTGTAAGAAGAGATG GAACTAGTGGGGAAAGCATATATGATGGAAAGTTTCCAG ATGAATCACCTAGGCTAAAGCATGATGGACCTGGTCTTTTATCTATGGCAATTGCTGATCGTGACACTGTTGGTTCACAATTTGTTATCACCTTCAAGGCTAATCATGACCTTGATAG AAAGTATATAGTCTTTGGACAGCTTATACAAGGAAATGAAGTGctgaagaaaattgaaaatgtggGTGATGAGGAAGGAATACCAACTGTGACAGTGAAAATTATTAATTGTGGTGAAGTCATTGAAG ACAAGAGGAAAAATAAGTTGAGAACGGGCAAAGATGCTTCTTCTGGTGCTAACAATTATGAAGTGCGGAggaaggggaaaaataaaaaatcttcaagagacaaaagaaagaagagaagaagacaTTATTTGTCTGATGCAGATAGTTCCTCATATTCTGAGATAGAATCATCTGAATCTGATAGTGATTCTGACTCATATCTCTCATCTTCCTCTGACATTAGTTCTTCAAGTGATGATGGGCACAAAAAGAGGAAGAGATATTTTAAAAGAGGAAAATATAGGCgtggaaaaaagagagagagacgacgtgacaaaaagagaaaaaggcgTGATAAGAGAGCAAAGCGTAAATCAAGAAG GGCATCAGACAGCCTTACAGATGATGACAGTGAGAGTAGCAGTGAAAGCAGCAGTGACAATGATGATCAAGGAAAACCACAGAAGCATGAAGGGCCTTCTCAGAAAAGTG TTGGGAACCAATCCCCTTCTGCTACAGTGAGAGCAATTCCTCCCAGAAAGACTGAAGAGGCTGGTTTGGTGAAGGAGTGTGAAGCTCCTAGGGAAAATGGAGAGCGAAAGAGCAATGGCATTGAAGAAGATGCTAAATCTGACAGAAGTGCAGAGAGACAACCTGATGTGGTAGATGATCGCCCGAGCAAATCTAG GAGCAGAAGTGCAAGTCCTAAGAGGACCATGAGTAAGAGTATAAGTCCATGGAGGAGTCAAAGACGGTGCCCAAGTCTAAGCCCAAGGCGAAGTGTGAGCAGGAGCCCAGTTGCAAGTAGAAATCCTCCATGTTTTCCAGAAAGAAGTGGGAGCAGGAATCCTGCTAGAAGCATCAGCAGAAGCCCAACGAGGGTTAGAAAGAATAGAAGCATCAGTAGGAGCCCAGTTAGAGGACATCCTCGAAGAACCATTGGTAGGAGCCCTGTAAGGTCCCGGTCCCGAAAAAGCCCAAGTAGGAGCCCACCCAGGTCAACATTAAAATCAACTAGTAGAAGCCCTGTTAGACTTTCAAAAAGAAGCACAAGTAAAAGTCCTGCAAGATCTTTTCGGAGAAGCATTAGCAGAAGCCCCATAAGGTCTAGGAGAAGCACTAGCAGAAGTCCTGTAAGATCTTCTAGGAGAAGCATAAGTAGGAGCTCTGCTAGGGCTCCTCCTAGGAGAAGCATCAGCAGAAGTCCCTTAAGGGAACCAAGTAGGAATTATCGTCGTAGTTATTCAAGGAGCCCCACCACCGTGCGGCGGGTAAGGTCACCTCCTGGTCGAGGTAGAAGTTTGTCAACAAGTGTTTCTCCTGACGCATCACCTAAGCGTATCAGAAGGGGTCGGGGTTTCAGTGAGCGCTACTCTTATGCACGAAGATACAGAACCCCTTCTCCAGATCGTTCTCCTGTGAGGTCCTCTCGTTTCAGTGGCAGGATTGATCGTGAGAG GTATTCAAGTTACAGGCGGTATTCACCTAGGCGCTATAGAAGCCCCCCAAGAGGAAGAACTCCTCCAAG GTATAGAGGCAGAAGAAGCCGGACAAGAAGTCTGTCTGTATCACCGAGCCCGAGGTATAGAAATCGTCGATATGGTCATAGCCGCAGTCGTAGTCGAACCTCTATTCGCAGCCGTAGCCCAAGTCGAAGTCGAACCCCTGTTCGCAGCCGTAGTCCAGTTGATTCTCCAAGGGCTGGACGGCGAAGGTCCCCTTCACAGAGCAGGAGCCGATCAGAATCAAGGTCTTCGTTGAACTCTCAGTCTCCAAAGAAGGTGAGCAAAGCAAAGTCAAGGTCATCATCAGGAAGTCCAGACGGTGGAAAAGGACTGGTCTCTTATGATGATGGTTCACCTGATTCAGGAAGGTGA